A portion of the Streptomyces sp. YPW6 genome contains these proteins:
- the glgB gene encoding 1,4-alpha-glucan branching enzyme — translation MLGAHPIPGGVLVRALRPFARTVTVLATGLRAELHDDGDGFFSGVLPVPQVPAYRLEVVYDDNTIEVEDPYRFWPAIGELDLHLIGEGRHEELWRALGAEPMEHQGVAGTRFTLWAPNARGVRITGDFTYWDGTGFPMRSLGSTGVWELFLPGVGEGALYKFDICRPDGSHTVRADPMARRTEVPPATASIVTARHHTWQDADWMAHRGDRPVHEAPFSVYEVHLASWRPGLTYRQLAEQLPAYVKDLGFTHVELMPVSEHPFGGSWGYQVTGFYAPTSRLGTPDDFRFLVDALHRAGIGVIMDWVPAHFPRDDWALAEFDGRPLYEHADPQRAAHPDWGTLEFDYGRTEVRNFLVANATYWCEEFHIDGLRVDAVASMLYLDYSREDGQWSPNEFGGRENLDAVAFLQEMNATVYRRNPGVVTIAEESTAWDGVTRPTDSGGLGFGLKWNMGWMHDSLQYMAKEPVHRKYHHNEMTFSMVYAYSENYVLPISHDEVVHGKRALVSKMPGDWWQQRADHRAYLGFMWAHPGKQLLFMGQEFAQGAEWSEGHGPDWWLLDPSYGAAGDHQGVRTLVGDLNAVYGAVPALWQRDTSPEGFSWVDGGAAEDNVLAFLRYDADGSPLLAVSHFSPAVRTDYRLGVPETGAEGWVEVLNTDAARYGGGDVRNEEPLKAEAVPAHGRPCSISLTLPPLATVWFRPA, via the coding sequence GTGCTCGGCGCCCACCCGATCCCCGGCGGGGTGCTCGTCCGGGCGCTGCGGCCGTTCGCCCGGACCGTCACCGTGCTGGCGACGGGGCTGCGGGCCGAGCTGCACGACGACGGGGACGGCTTCTTCTCCGGTGTGCTGCCGGTACCGCAGGTGCCCGCGTACCGGCTGGAAGTGGTCTACGACGACAACACCATCGAGGTGGAGGACCCGTACCGCTTCTGGCCCGCGATCGGCGAGCTCGATCTGCACCTGATCGGCGAGGGCCGCCACGAGGAGCTGTGGCGGGCGCTCGGCGCCGAGCCGATGGAGCACCAGGGGGTGGCCGGCACCCGGTTCACCCTGTGGGCGCCGAACGCGCGCGGTGTGCGGATCACCGGTGACTTCACCTACTGGGACGGCACGGGCTTCCCGATGCGGTCGCTCGGCTCGACCGGGGTGTGGGAGCTGTTCCTGCCGGGGGTCGGCGAGGGCGCGCTGTACAAGTTCGACATCTGCCGCCCGGACGGTTCGCACACGGTGCGCGCCGACCCGATGGCCCGGCGTACCGAGGTCCCGCCCGCGACGGCGTCGATCGTCACCGCCCGGCACCACACGTGGCAGGACGCGGACTGGATGGCGCACCGGGGCGACCGCCCGGTCCACGAGGCGCCGTTCTCGGTGTACGAGGTGCATCTCGCGTCCTGGCGGCCGGGACTGACGTACCGGCAGCTCGCGGAGCAGCTGCCCGCGTACGTCAAGGACCTCGGGTTCACGCACGTGGAGCTGATGCCGGTCTCCGAGCACCCCTTCGGCGGGTCCTGGGGCTACCAGGTCACCGGGTTCTACGCGCCGACCTCGCGGCTGGGCACCCCGGACGACTTCCGCTTCCTCGTCGACGCCCTGCACCGGGCGGGCATCGGCGTCATCATGGACTGGGTTCCGGCCCATTTCCCGCGCGACGACTGGGCGTTGGCCGAGTTCGACGGGCGTCCGCTGTACGAGCACGCCGACCCGCAGCGCGCGGCCCACCCGGACTGGGGGACGCTGGAGTTCGACTACGGCCGCACCGAGGTCCGCAACTTCCTGGTCGCCAACGCCACGTACTGGTGCGAGGAGTTCCACATCGACGGGCTGCGGGTCGACGCGGTGGCCTCGATGCTCTACCTGGACTACTCCCGCGAGGACGGCCAGTGGTCGCCCAACGAGTTCGGCGGCCGGGAGAACCTGGACGCGGTCGCCTTCCTCCAGGAGATGAACGCGACCGTCTACCGGCGCAACCCGGGCGTCGTCACCATCGCCGAGGAGTCCACCGCCTGGGACGGTGTCACCCGCCCCACCGACAGCGGGGGCCTGGGCTTCGGGCTGAAGTGGAACATGGGCTGGATGCACGACTCGCTCCAGTACATGGCGAAGGAGCCGGTCCACCGCAAGTACCACCACAACGAGATGACGTTCTCGATGGTGTACGCCTACAGCGAGAACTACGTGCTGCCGATCTCGCACGACGAGGTGGTGCACGGCAAGCGGGCGCTGGTGTCGAAGATGCCCGGCGACTGGTGGCAGCAGCGGGCCGACCACCGCGCCTACCTGGGCTTCATGTGGGCCCACCCCGGTAAGCAACTCCTCTTCATGGGACAGGAGTTCGCCCAGGGTGCGGAGTGGTCGGAAGGTCACGGCCCGGACTGGTGGCTGCTGGACCCGTCCTACGGGGCGGCCGGCGACCACCAGGGGGTGCGGACCCTGGTGGGCGACCTGAACGCGGTGTACGGGGCGGTGCCCGCGCTGTGGCAGCGGGACACCTCTCCGGAGGGGTTCAGCTGGGTGGACGGCGGGGCGGCCGAGGACAACGTGCTCGCGTTCCTGCGGTACGACGCCGACGGCTCGCCGCTGCTGGCGGTCTCGCACTTCTCCCCGGCGGTCCGCACCGACTACCGCCTGGGGGTGCCGGAGACCGGCGCCGAGGGCTGGGTGGAGGTCCTGAACACCGACGCGGCCCGGTACGGCGGGGGCGATGTGCGCAACGAGGAGCCGCTGAAGGCGGAGGCGGTGCCCGCGCACGGCCGGCCGTGCAGCATCTCGCTGACGCTGCCGCCGCTGGCGACGGTCTGGTTCCGTCCGGCGTAG
- a CDS encoding sensor histidine kinase has protein sequence MRLPRARPRSLAGQLFAMQVVLIAAVVAGCAVFAYVSGSAQAEETAARQVRVAALAVADSPSVREAIRTPDPSAVLQPYAERVREDTGITFVTIMDTERVRWTHPDTSRIGDTFLGNTAKALRGQTFTETYTGTLGPSIRVVTPIRDGGSIVGLVSAGITVDRVSSQVREQLGALALAAGGALALGGIGTYVINARLRRHTHGMNAAELSRLHDYHQATLHAVREGLLMLDGRRRIALVNDAGRELLGLEPDAAAVGRTVDELALPAPLTGALLASEPRVDEVHLTADRVIVVNTRPVVGGEQRGTVVTLRDHTELQALAGELDSERGFTQALRSQAHEAANRLHTVVSLIELGRVEEAVDFATAELELAQVLTDRVVGAVEEPVLAALLLGKAAQANERGVELVLAEDSLIDDGALPPSLGRRDVVTILGNLIDNAVDAASEGPGGAEESGAGVPAPRAAGGPAGRARVTVTALADGRELLLRVADTGAGIGPEAADAVFRRGWSTHGAGRGLGLALVRQAAHRNGGTVELDAGPDGGARFTVRLPLGDSRAASAAGPRGKEVTA, from the coding sequence ATGCGCCTCCCCCGTGCCCGCCCCCGCAGCCTGGCGGGCCAGCTCTTCGCCATGCAGGTCGTGCTCATCGCCGCCGTGGTGGCCGGGTGCGCCGTGTTCGCGTACGTCTCCGGCAGCGCGCAGGCCGAGGAGACGGCCGCCCGGCAGGTGCGGGTGGCGGCTCTGGCCGTGGCCGATTCCCCCTCCGTACGGGAGGCCATCCGCACCCCGGACCCGTCCGCCGTACTCCAGCCGTACGCGGAACGGGTGCGCGAGGACACCGGGATCACCTTCGTCACGATCATGGACACCGAGCGGGTGCGCTGGACGCATCCGGACACCAGCCGGATCGGGGACACCTTCCTCGGGAACACCGCCAAGGCCCTGCGCGGGCAGACCTTCACCGAGACCTACACCGGCACGCTGGGCCCCTCGATACGCGTGGTGACCCCGATCCGCGACGGCGGGAGCATCGTCGGCCTGGTGAGCGCGGGCATCACCGTGGACCGGGTCTCCTCGCAGGTACGGGAGCAGCTCGGCGCCCTCGCGCTGGCGGCGGGCGGGGCGCTGGCGCTCGGCGGTATCGGCACGTACGTGATCAACGCCCGGCTGCGGCGCCACACCCACGGCATGAACGCGGCCGAGCTGAGCCGGCTGCACGACTACCACCAGGCCACCCTGCACGCGGTGCGCGAGGGACTGCTGATGCTGGACGGGCGGCGGCGGATCGCCCTGGTCAACGACGCCGGGCGGGAGCTGCTGGGCCTGGAGCCGGATGCGGCGGCGGTCGGCCGCACGGTCGACGAGCTGGCCCTGCCCGCACCGCTGACCGGGGCGCTGCTGGCGTCGGAGCCACGGGTGGACGAGGTGCACCTGACGGCGGACCGGGTGATCGTGGTCAACACCCGCCCGGTGGTGGGCGGCGAGCAGCGGGGCACGGTGGTGACCCTGCGGGACCACACCGAGCTCCAGGCGCTGGCCGGGGAGCTGGACTCCGAGCGCGGTTTCACGCAGGCGCTGCGTTCCCAGGCCCACGAGGCGGCGAACCGCCTGCACACCGTGGTGTCGCTGATCGAGCTGGGCCGGGTGGAGGAGGCCGTGGACTTCGCGACGGCGGAGCTGGAGCTGGCCCAGGTGCTGACGGACCGGGTGGTGGGGGCGGTGGAGGAACCGGTACTGGCCGCGTTGCTGCTCGGCAAGGCGGCCCAGGCGAACGAGCGGGGTGTGGAGCTGGTGCTCGCGGAGGACAGCCTGATCGACGACGGGGCGCTGCCGCCGTCCCTGGGCCGGCGGGACGTGGTGACGATCCTGGGCAATCTGATCGACAACGCCGTGGACGCCGCGTCGGAGGGCCCCGGCGGCGCGGAGGAGTCCGGGGCCGGGGTGCCCGCGCCCCGGGCGGCCGGGGGTCCCGCGGGGCGGGCCCGGGTGACGGTGACCGCGCTCGCGGACGGGCGGGAGCTGCTGCTGCGGGTCGCGGACACGGGGGCGGGCATCGGCCCCGAGGCGGCGGACGCGGTGTTCCGGCGGGGCTGGTCGACGCACGGGGCGGGGCGCGGGCTCGGCCTGGCGCTGGTGCGGCAGGCGGCGCACCGCAACGGGGGCACGGTGGAGCTGGACGCGGGTCCGGACGGCGGCGCGCGGTTCACCGTTCGGCTGCCGCTCGGGGACAGCAGGGCGGCATCGGCGGCGGGTCCCCGGGGGAAGGAGGTCACGGCGTGA
- a CDS encoding ATP-dependent 6-phosphofructokinase: MRIGILTAGGDCPGLNAVIRSVVHRAVVGHGDEVIGFEDGFKGLLDGHFRPLDLNAVSGILARGGTILGSARLERDRLREAAENCEELTRRYGIDALIPIGGEGTLTAARMLSDAGMPVVGVPKTIDNDISSTDRTFGFDTAVGVATEAIDRLKTTAESHQRVMVVEVMGRHAGWIALESGMAGGAHGICLPERPFEVDDLVKMVEERFSRGKKFAVICVAEGAHPAEGSMPYAKGEIDQYGHERFQGIGNRLAIELETRLGKEARPVILGHVQRGGTPTAYDRVLATRFGWHAVEAVHRGEFGRMTALRGTDIAMVPLAEAVTQLKRVPTERMYEAESVF, translated from the coding sequence ATGCGCATCGGAATTCTCACCGCGGGCGGCGACTGCCCCGGCCTGAACGCAGTGATCCGGTCGGTCGTCCACCGGGCCGTCGTCGGCCACGGCGACGAGGTCATCGGCTTCGAGGACGGCTTCAAGGGGCTGCTCGACGGCCACTTCCGCCCCCTCGACCTCAACGCGGTCAGCGGCATCCTGGCCCGCGGCGGCACGATCCTCGGCTCGGCCCGCCTGGAGCGCGACCGGCTGCGCGAGGCCGCCGAGAACTGCGAGGAGCTGACCCGCCGTTACGGCATCGACGCGCTCATCCCGATCGGCGGCGAGGGCACGCTCACGGCGGCCCGGATGCTCTCCGACGCGGGGATGCCGGTCGTCGGCGTCCCGAAGACCATCGACAACGACATCTCCTCCACCGACCGCACGTTCGGGTTCGACACGGCGGTGGGTGTCGCGACCGAGGCCATAGACCGTCTGAAGACCACCGCCGAGTCCCACCAGCGCGTGATGGTCGTCGAGGTCATGGGCCGGCACGCCGGCTGGATCGCGCTGGAGTCCGGGATGGCCGGCGGCGCCCACGGCATCTGCCTGCCCGAGCGGCCCTTCGAGGTCGACGACCTGGTCAAGATGGTCGAGGAGCGGTTCTCGCGCGGCAAGAAGTTCGCCGTGATCTGCGTCGCCGAGGGCGCGCACCCGGCCGAGGGCTCCATGCCGTACGCCAAGGGCGAGATCGACCAGTACGGACACGAGCGCTTCCAGGGCATCGGCAACCGCCTCGCGATCGAGCTGGAGACCCGGCTCGGCAAGGAGGCCCGGCCGGTCATTCTCGGCCATGTCCAGCGCGGCGGCACGCCGACCGCGTACGACCGGGTGCTCGCCACCCGCTTCGGCTGGCACGCCGTCGAGGCCGTGCACCGCGGCGAGTTCGGCCGGATGACCGCCCTGCGCGGCACCGACATCGCGATGGTCCCGCTCGCCGAGGCCGTCACCCAGCTGAAGCGGGTCCCCACCGAGCGGATGTACGAGGCCGAGTCGGTCTTCTAG
- a CDS encoding cation:dicarboxylase symporter family transporter — translation MAVAAKQRDRTHYLYIAVIAAVALGILVGFAAPGVAVELKPIGAGFVNLIKMMISPIIFCTIVLGVGSVRKAAKVGAVGGLALGYFLVMSTVALAIGLLVGNILEPGSTLHITEAAREAGAEQAGGAGESTADFLLGIIPTTIVSAFTEGEVLQTLLVALLAGFALQAMGKAGEPVIRGITHIQRLVFRILAMIMWAAPVGAFGAIAAVVGETGLDALKSLAIIMIGFYVTCALFVFVVLGALLRLIAGVNLFSLLKYLGREFLLILSTSSSESALPRLIAKMEHLGVSKPVVGITVPTGYSFNLDGTAIYLTMSSLFIANAMGDPLSAGEQISLLVFMVIASKGAAGVTGAGLATLAGGLQSHRPELVDGVGLIVGIDRFMSEARALTNFAGNAVATVLVGHWTKEIDRGRVGEVLAGRLPFDERTLVDDGHGPAPADEVPEQRDSAPAEQPAKV, via the coding sequence ATGGCTGTGGCAGCCAAACAACGGGACCGCACCCACTACCTGTACATCGCCGTGATCGCCGCCGTGGCGCTCGGCATCCTGGTGGGCTTCGCGGCCCCCGGGGTGGCCGTCGAACTGAAGCCCATCGGCGCCGGCTTCGTGAACCTGATCAAGATGATGATCTCGCCGATCATCTTCTGCACGATCGTCCTGGGCGTCGGCTCGGTCCGCAAGGCCGCCAAGGTCGGCGCGGTCGGCGGTCTGGCGCTCGGCTACTTCCTGGTCATGTCGACCGTGGCCCTCGCCATCGGCCTGCTCGTCGGCAACATCCTGGAGCCCGGCTCCACCCTCCACATCACCGAAGCCGCCCGCGAGGCGGGCGCGGAACAGGCCGGGGGCGCCGGCGAGTCCACCGCGGACTTCCTGCTCGGCATCATCCCGACCACCATCGTCTCCGCCTTCACCGAGGGCGAGGTCCTCCAGACCCTCCTCGTCGCGCTCCTCGCGGGCTTCGCGCTCCAGGCGATGGGCAAGGCCGGTGAGCCGGTCATCCGCGGCATCACCCACATCCAGCGCCTCGTCTTCCGTATCCTCGCCATGATCATGTGGGCCGCCCCGGTCGGCGCGTTCGGCGCGATCGCCGCGGTGGTCGGCGAGACCGGCCTCGACGCCCTGAAGTCCCTGGCGATCATCATGATCGGCTTCTATGTCACCTGCGCGCTGTTCGTCTTCGTGGTGCTCGGCGCGCTGCTGCGCCTGATCGCCGGGGTGAACCTGTTCTCGCTGCTGAAGTACCTGGGCCGCGAGTTCCTGCTGATCCTCTCCACCTCCTCCTCCGAGTCGGCGCTGCCGCGGCTGATCGCGAAGATGGAGCACCTGGGCGTCAGCAAGCCCGTCGTCGGCATCACCGTGCCGACCGGCTACTCCTTCAACCTCGACGGAACCGCGATCTACCTCACGATGTCCTCGCTCTTCATCGCCAACGCGATGGGCGACCCGCTGAGCGCCGGCGAGCAGATCTCGCTGCTGGTCTTCATGGTCATCGCCTCGAAGGGCGCGGCCGGTGTGACCGGCGCGGGCCTGGCGACCCTGGCCGGCGGCCTCCAGTCGCACCGCCCCGAACTCGTCGACGGCGTCGGCCTGATCGTCGGCATCGACCGCTTCATGAGCGAGGCCCGCGCCCTGACCAACTTCGCGGGCAACGCGGTCGCCACGGTGCTGGTCGGCCACTGGACCAAGGAGATCGACCGGGGCCGGGTGGGCGAGGTGCTGGCCGGACGGCTCCCGTTCGACGAGAGGACCCTCGTCGACGACGGCCACGGCCCTGCCCCCGCCGACGAGGTCCCCGAGCAGCGGGACAGCGCGCCCGCCGAGCAGCCCGCCAAGGTCTGA
- a CDS encoding response regulator, with translation MIRVLVVEDDPVAADAHQMYVERVEGFTVTAVAHSRAAAVRALERTPVDLLLLDLYLPDGHGLGLLRSLRASGHGADVIAVTSARDLTVVREGVSLGVVQYVLKPFTYPTLRDRLVRYAEFRGAAGEASGQEEVDRALGALRVAHPAALPKGLSGPTLEAVTRVLKESPDGVTAAAAGERLGISRITARRYLEHLVTVGSAARRPHYGQVGRPELHYTWLASGR, from the coding sequence GTGATCAGAGTGCTGGTGGTGGAGGACGATCCGGTGGCCGCCGACGCCCATCAGATGTACGTGGAGCGGGTGGAGGGCTTCACCGTGACCGCGGTGGCGCACTCCCGGGCGGCGGCGGTGCGCGCGCTGGAGCGAACCCCGGTGGACCTGCTGCTGCTCGACCTCTACCTCCCGGACGGGCACGGGCTCGGGCTGCTGCGTTCGCTGCGCGCCTCCGGCCACGGGGCCGATGTGATCGCGGTGACCTCGGCGCGGGATCTCACGGTGGTGCGGGAGGGGGTGTCGCTCGGTGTCGTGCAGTACGTGCTGAAGCCGTTCACGTACCCGACGCTGCGCGACCGGCTGGTGCGGTACGCGGAGTTCCGGGGCGCGGCCGGGGAGGCGAGCGGCCAGGAGGAGGTGGACCGGGCGCTGGGCGCGCTGCGGGTCGCGCATCCGGCCGCACTGCCCAAGGGGCTCAGCGGGCCGACGCTGGAGGCGGTCACCCGGGTGCTGAAGGAGTCCCCGGACGGGGTGACGGCGGCCGCCGCCGGGGAGCGTCTCGGGATCTCCCGGATCACGGCCCGGCGGTATCTGGAGCACCTGGTGACCGTCGGCAGCGCCGCGCGGCGTCCACATTACGGACAGGTCGGCCGACCGGAGCTGCACTACACCTGGCTCGCCTCGGGGCGCTGA
- a CDS encoding phosphotransferase, producing MSEAASTHVALAKSTRNSATTGSTTDGTLLPSLAPLLHAWLPRQRWFAGKGRPVTGFRLVSATEMVPLDGTAGPGLLHLLLRVEQPSRSDRAADDCYQLLLGVRTSLPPLLSGALVGRVERGPLAGRTVYDALHDPRLADVLLERFRRPGSLGSLRFERTADIPASLAPRVLDAEQSNSSLVYGDAFILKIFRRVFPGTNPDLELPLALTGEGCERVPAPVAWFEAPGPEPLTLGILQPFLQGARDGWQLALGALAAGRDFLPEARALGRATAEVHTALAAALPTPALRGTQTRQLVARMTQRLEAAAQAVPALVPYVPGLRAAFDAVTDLGVRGSGWAQQRVHGDLHLGQTLRSADGFWSLIDFEGEPARPLPERRMPAPPVRDVAGMLRSFDYAARSHRPWNPEWAARCRAAYCEGYAQASGSDPRGEPELLRAHETDKAVYEVVYEARHRPDWLPVPMAAIQRLARSAAA from the coding sequence ATGTCGGAGGCTGCATCCACTCACGTCGCCCTGGCGAAGAGCACGAGGAACAGCGCCACCACCGGAAGTACGACGGACGGGACCCTGCTCCCGTCCCTGGCTCCGCTGCTCCACGCATGGCTGCCCCGGCAGCGGTGGTTCGCCGGCAAGGGCCGGCCGGTCACCGGCTTCCGGCTGGTCTCCGCCACCGAGATGGTGCCGCTGGACGGCACGGCGGGCCCCGGGCTCCTGCACCTGCTGCTGCGGGTCGAGCAGCCCTCCCGGTCGGACCGGGCGGCCGACGACTGCTACCAACTGCTCCTGGGTGTACGGACGTCACTGCCGCCCCTGCTCTCGGGGGCGCTGGTCGGCCGGGTGGAGCGGGGGCCGCTCGCCGGACGGACCGTGTACGACGCGCTGCACGATCCCCGGCTGGCGGATGTGCTGCTGGAACGGTTCCGCCGCCCCGGAAGCCTCGGCTCGCTGCGCTTCGAGCGGACCGCCGACATCCCGGCCTCCCTGGCGCCCCGGGTGCTGGACGCCGAGCAGTCCAACTCCTCGCTGGTCTACGGGGACGCGTTCATCCTCAAGATCTTCCGACGGGTCTTCCCCGGCACCAACCCGGACCTGGAGCTGCCTCTCGCCCTGACCGGCGAGGGGTGCGAACGGGTGCCCGCCCCGGTGGCCTGGTTCGAGGCCCCCGGCCCCGAGCCGCTGACCCTCGGCATCCTCCAGCCCTTCCTCCAGGGGGCGCGGGACGGCTGGCAGCTCGCGCTGGGCGCGCTCGCCGCCGGCCGCGACTTCCTGCCCGAGGCGCGGGCGCTGGGCCGGGCCACCGCGGAGGTGCACACCGCGCTCGCCGCCGCACTGCCGACCCCGGCGCTGCGCGGCACCCAGACGCGGCAGCTCGTCGCCCGGATGACCCAGCGGCTGGAGGCCGCCGCCCAGGCGGTTCCGGCGCTCGTGCCGTACGTACCCGGGCTGCGCGCCGCGTTCGACGCGGTGACGGACCTCGGGGTCCGGGGCAGCGGCTGGGCCCAGCAGCGGGTGCACGGCGACCTCCATCTCGGCCAGACGCTGCGCTCCGCCGACGGCTTCTGGTCGCTGATCGACTTCGAGGGCGAACCGGCCCGCCCGCTGCCCGAACGCCGGATGCCCGCTCCCCCGGTGCGCGATGTCGCGGGCATGCTGCGGTCCTTCGACTACGCGGCCCGCTCGCACCGCCCGTGGAACCCGGAGTGGGCGGCCCGCTGCCGTGCCGCCTACTGCGAGGGGTACGCACAGGCCTCGGGCAGCGATCCGCGCGGCGAGCCGGAGCTGCTGCGCGCCCATGAGACCGACAAGGCGGTGTACGAGGTGGTGTACGAGGCCCGGCACCGCCCCGACTGGCTGCCGGTCCCGATGGCGGCCATCCAGCGGCTGGCCCGGTCCGCGGCGGCCTGA
- a CDS encoding helix-turn-helix transcriptional regulator yields the protein MAPGHVAYGLAAQYGLRISAETVVAWERGIATPGERELTALAGVLWCAPGELLAAAATLREHRMTRDLTVDELARQLGMTGASYLRMEESGRWRGNERQSAALCRALGLTAAQFLTATGRDQELAELLSSAVTTRWQAYVRPVSKVVPLDRALIQDTLEHLHADYQALMVSTLSWSSTGQERSAATGDAGRAFLARVVEHFWRTAGA from the coding sequence ATGGCTCCCGGCCATGTCGCCTACGGGCTCGCCGCCCAGTACGGACTCCGGATCAGCGCAGAGACCGTCGTCGCCTGGGAACGCGGCATCGCGACCCCCGGGGAACGCGAGCTGACCGCCCTCGCCGGCGTCCTGTGGTGCGCGCCCGGAGAGCTGCTGGCCGCCGCGGCCACCCTGCGCGAGCACCGGATGACCCGGGACCTGACCGTGGACGAGCTGGCCCGGCAGCTGGGCATGACCGGCGCCTCGTACCTGCGGATGGAGGAGTCGGGGCGCTGGCGTGGCAACGAGCGGCAGTCGGCGGCGCTGTGCCGGGCGCTGGGGCTGACGGCGGCGCAGTTCCTGACCGCGACGGGCCGCGACCAGGAGCTGGCGGAGTTGCTGAGCAGCGCGGTCACCACGCGCTGGCAGGCGTACGTCCGGCCGGTGTCGAAGGTCGTCCCGCTGGACCGGGCGCTGATCCAGGACACGCTGGAGCACCTGCACGCCGACTACCAGGCCCTGATGGTCTCGACGCTCAGCTGGAGCAGCACCGGCCAGGAGCGCTCCGCCGCCACGGGCGACGCGGGCCGGGCGTTCCTGGCCCGGGTGGTGGAGCACTTCTGGCGGACCGCCGGAGCCTGA